A genome region from Sceloporus undulatus isolate JIND9_A2432 ecotype Alabama chromosome 1, SceUnd_v1.1, whole genome shotgun sequence includes the following:
- the ZNF512 gene encoding zinc finger protein 512 has protein sequence SGASLDHRALLPPAAPAASGGGEGRRRQRREDAGPRREAGRAFPGGRGGGGNGNRNRRLDRPSSSSSAGSSERAPAAAPQSQGRPLWTLSPGAGQRQCQSQRQSRLAGPRRGGGGGGEGESGTSQAAASEEEEEEEASSEAQGQQSPEEGPAPIRLRKPGGAVAPGHPGQRPGHLPRLQSRHEEDSGRAEEAHGKLPAGDVHLSPLWEAAALSGRNEVPSHGRPQHPGPCPAALSSASVQLTGKDKGPQDKQSERERLRQVLKRLGKLRCTREGCTGSFTSIVGYLYHTQKCGKAASELETLVLRCPHCGKAYRSRAGLVYHMKSEHGPAPFLHKDVPAGPPKDTCGEANGGRRLQRKSAKVAAYYLHELAHVELAKEWPKRKVLQDLVPDDRKLKYTRPGLPAVSQEVLCKWRAEIKAYQQVQCPNQGCTCVYSSVSGLKAHLGSCTLGEFVAGKYRCRLCTKEFVSESGVKYHINAVHAEDWFEVSTTGSKRLTKKARPQPQPEEATRAMQQQHWRKKALASRRKRRLPPPPPPPPPPSAICPKRPPRLGPDPSQHTGTKACRSRVPDSESWSSGEEAAVSPPPMKPSHKRRRK, from the exons AGCGGCGCCTCCCTGGACCATAGAGCGCTCCTTCCGCCAGCGGCACCAGCAGCTTCCGGCGGCGGCGaagggcggcggcggcagcggcgggaAGATGCGGGGCCGCGGAGGGAGGCTGGCCGGGCCTTTCCGGGTggacgcggcggcggcggcaacggCAACCGCAACCGGAGGCTCGaccggccctcctcctcctcctccgcgggcTCCTCGGAGCGAGCCCCCGCCGCAGCGCCGCAGAGCCAGGGCAGACCCCTCTGGACGCTCTCCCCCGGAGCTGGCCAGCGCCAATGCCAAAGCCAGCGCCAAAGCCGCCTGGCCGGGccccgaagaggaggaggaggaggcggcgaagGCGAAAGCGGGACCAG ccAAGCAGCTGCaagcgaggaggaggaagaggaggaggcctcctctGAAGCCCAAGGGCAGCAGTCACCGGAAGAGGGACCCGCTCCCATACGCCTCAG GAAGCCTGGAGGAGCAGTGGCACCTGGCCATCCTGGACAAAGGCCGGGTCACCTGCCCCGTCTGCAGAGTCGCCACGAGGAAGACAGTGGAAGGGCTGAAGAAGCACATGGCAAACTGCCAGCAG GAGATGTTCACCTGTCACCACTGTGGGAAGCAGCTGCGCTCTCTGGCAGGAATGAAGTACCATCTCATGGCAGACCACAACACCCTG GACCCTGCCCAGCCGCTCTCTCCTCTGCTTCCGTGCAGCTGACAGGGAAAGACAAAGGGCCACAGGACAAGCAGAGCGAGCGTGAACGCCTGAGGCAAGTGCTTAAGCGCCTGGGCAAGCTCAGGTGTACCAGAGAG GGCTGCACAGGCAGCTTCACCAGCATCGTGGGGTATCTCTACCACACGCAGAAGTGTGGGAAGGCAGCGTCTGAGCTGGAGACACTGGTCTTACGGTGCCCGCACTGCGGCAAAGCCTACCGGTCCAGGGCTGGCCTTGTTTACCACATGAAGTCTGAACATGGACCA GCCCCCTTTCTCCACAAAGACGTCCCGGCAGGGCCCCCAAAGGACACTTGTGGAGAAGCAAACGGTGGGCGCCGGCTCCAGAGGAAGTCTGCAAAGGTGGCTGCCTACTACCTGCATGAACTGGCCCACGTGGAACTGGCCAAGGAGTGGCCCAAGAGGAAGGTCCTCCAGGATCTCGTCCCCGATGACCGGAAG CTGAAGTACACCCGCCCAGGGCTGCCCGCTGTGAGCCAGGAGGTGCTCTGCAAGTGGAGAGCCGAGATCAAGGCATACCAGCAGGTCCAGTGCCCCAACCAG gGCTGCACCTGTGTCTACAGCAGTGTCTCAGGCCTCAAGGCCCACCTGGGCAGTTGCACCCTG GGTGAGTTTGTGGCTGGGAAGTACCGGTGCCGGCTGTGCACAAAAGAGTTTGTGTCGGAGAGCGGAGTCAAGTATCACATCAATGCTGTCCATGCCGAG GACTGGTTTGAGGTCAGCACCACTGGCTCCAAGCGCTTGACCAAGAAGGCCAGGCCTCAGCCACAGCCGGAGGAAGCAACCAGGGCCATGCAGCAACAGCATTGGCGGAAGAAGGCCCTGGCCAGCCGCCGGAAGAGAAggctgccgccgcctcctcctcctcctcctcctcccagcgcCATCTGTCCCAAAAGGCCTCCTCGTCTGGGCCCAGACCCAAGCCAGCACACAGGCACCAAGGCCTGTCGCTCTCGGGTGCCAGACAGCGAAAGCTGGAGCTCTGGGGAGGAGGCAGCAGTGAGCCCCCCACCAATGAAGCCAAGCCACAAGCGAAGGAGGAAATAG
- the LOC121932887 gene encoding formin-like protein 20 has protein sequence MPRPPPPPAPASSSLPAAPAVARGSGAVLELPLLDPLLMGPGPREALESHVRRKRLQLLWGLPAPVRSSLESWSPVLPGFLACTALQQEPPGALSTRPLFRAERRRSLERHLREKLVHRKWGLPRGVQAALRLPEPRRPQKEEADGAPAEDNGAEGEEAGGKSQPPRRPPPSRPPPPTPPGPSCRPRGARAGGGGGKERGPGTKEEPPKSPALAHRRRPRPQPRPPRRTPAPEEEEAEEGVPASPEDPAPAPAPLRPASSPGGAARRPQSQGGGPPAGRRPSPRGPTSLSAGEAPCSCGGTPGGTPPPALLPGTEAPLAQQQPPLSRRWADSGGEGPEAPPLLPGEDQRRYFELHLREKLLHQRWGPPRRVRDSLARCSPEAAPARPRSPAAK, from the coding sequence ATGCCCCGGCCTCCGCCTCCGCCGgccccggcctcctcctccctccccgcGGCTCCGGCGGTGGCCCGGGGGAGCGGGGCGGTGCTGGAGCTGCCGCTGCTGGACCCGCTGCTGATGGGCCCGGGGCCCCGCGAGGCCCTGGAGAGCCACGTCCGCAGGAAGCGCCTGCAGCTGCTCTGGGGCCTCCCGGCGCCGGTGCGGAGCTCGCTGGAGAGCTGGTCCCCGGTGCTGCCAGGCTTCCTGGCCTGCACCGCGCTCCAGCAGGAGCCCCCGGGAGCCCTGTCCACCAGGCCCCTCTTCCGGGCCGAGCGCCGCCGCAGCCTGGAGCGGCATCTGAGGGAGAAGCTGGTCCACCGCAAGTGGGGGCTCCCCCGGGGGGTCCAGGCCGCCCTCCGGCTCCCGGAGCCCCGCCGCCCGCAGAAGGAGGAGGCCGACGGAGCCCCGGCTGAAGACAACGGCGCCGAGGGAGAGGAGGCCGGAGGGAAGAGCCAGCCGCCCCGACGGCCCCCGCCcagccgccctcctcctcccacgCCGCCCGGCCCTAGCTGCCGCCCGAGAGGAGCTcgagcgggaggaggaggaggaaaggaacgCGGCCCCGGCACCAAGGAAGAGCCGCCCAAGAGCCCTGCTTTGGCCCACCGGCGCCGCCCCAGGCCACAGCCCCGTCCCCCGAGGAGGACGCCAGccccggaggaggaagaggccgagGAGGGCGTCCCCGCCTCCCCCGAGGATCCAGCCCCGGCGCCGGCACCCCTTCGGCCGGCCAGTTCCCCGGGAGGCGCCGCCAGGAGGCCGCAGAGCCAGGGCGGGGGGCCTCCGGCGGGAAGGCGGCCATCGCCTCGGGGTCCCACCTCGCTCTCCGCCGGAGAGGCCCCGTGTTCCTGCGGGGGAACCCCAGGAGGGACCCCGCCGCCCGCCCTCCTTCCCGGGACCGAGGCCCCTCTGGCGCAGCAGCAGCCGCCCTTGAGCCGCCGGTGGGCCGACTCCGGGGGCGAGGGTCCCGAGGCCCCTCCGCTGCTGCCGGGCGAAGACCAGCGCCGCTACTTCGAGCTCCATCTGCGGGAGAAGCTGCTGCACCAGCGCTGGGGCCCACCCCGGAGGGTCCGGGACTCGCTGGCCCGATGCTCCCCCGAGGCCGCCCCGGCGAGGCCCCGCAGCCCCGCCGCCAAGTGA